One genomic segment of Arthrobacter sp. zg-Y1110 includes these proteins:
- a CDS encoding Vms1/Ankzf1 family peptidyl-tRNA hydrolase has protein sequence MTEHLHKFADLYRKQGPWCAAYVDAGAGTVEGREAAEVRPGNVRTALAEKGASPADLEAMEAAVAPAYGVPAPVSRFVLVRQGTVELNELLPGPLMGPKHLSAGIVPDLLPLLKHRPEEFPYIVAEVSREGAEIRLEYVGRPGPASISDVAGSSEDIRKLSVGDGWAQDKQQRRTEDIWRRNADEVAGQIDSIVDSSGARLIVLAGDVRARGLVQDQLAEAHRPLVRMLDSHTRTGGAHHEGFEDRVQELIALQWADEQEQIMDRLALQQGQANPESTTGIGAVVQALQQAQVDVLILNDTALADHPLLALGAEPWVATAEEQALGADVLGKVSATVALLRAAALTDSKLLLVPDGVLPGGAGVAALLRWPTGPEAPGRNAT, from the coding sequence ATGACCGAGCATCTCCACAAATTCGCTGACCTCTACCGGAAACAAGGACCCTGGTGTGCCGCTTATGTCGATGCCGGGGCCGGAACCGTGGAAGGCCGCGAAGCCGCTGAAGTCCGCCCGGGCAACGTCCGGACGGCGCTGGCGGAAAAGGGGGCCTCGCCGGCGGACCTTGAGGCCATGGAAGCCGCGGTGGCTCCTGCTTACGGAGTACCCGCCCCGGTGTCGCGCTTCGTCCTCGTCCGGCAGGGAACGGTGGAACTGAACGAACTCCTGCCCGGCCCGCTGATGGGCCCGAAGCACCTTTCCGCGGGAATAGTTCCGGACCTGCTGCCGCTGCTCAAGCACCGCCCCGAAGAATTCCCGTACATCGTTGCGGAAGTGTCGCGGGAAGGCGCCGAGATCCGGCTGGAATATGTGGGCCGCCCCGGTCCCGCCAGCATCTCTGATGTTGCAGGCTCCAGTGAGGATATCCGCAAACTCTCCGTCGGCGACGGCTGGGCGCAGGACAAGCAGCAGCGCAGGACCGAAGATATCTGGCGCCGGAACGCGGACGAGGTCGCCGGACAGATCGACAGCATCGTGGATAGCAGCGGTGCCCGGCTGATCGTGCTCGCGGGTGATGTCCGTGCCCGCGGACTGGTGCAGGACCAGCTCGCCGAAGCGCACCGGCCCCTGGTCCGCATGCTCGATTCGCATACCCGTACCGGCGGCGCCCATCATGAGGGTTTTGAGGACCGCGTCCAGGAACTGATTGCCCTGCAGTGGGCGGACGAGCAGGAACAGATCATGGACCGCCTTGCCCTGCAGCAAGGGCAGGCCAACCCCGAGTCGACCACCGGCATCGGCGCTGTTGTCCAGGCGCTCCAACAGGCTCAGGTGGACGTGCTGATCCTGAATGACACCGCGCTCGCCGACCACCCGCTGCTGGCACTCGGTGCCGAGCCGTGGGTAGCCACCGCGGAGGAACAGGCACTCGGCGCGGACGTGCTGGGCAAGGTTTCCGCGACTGTGGCCCTGCTTCGCGCCGCGGCCCTGACCGATTCCAAGCTTCTCCTGGTGCCCGACGGCGTCCTGCCCGGCGGAGCCGGCGTCGCCGCGCTGCTGCGCTGGCCCACCGGTCCGGAAGCACCCGGAAGGAACGCGACCTAG
- a CDS encoding sugar O-acetyltransferase codes for MDLEELLAALNAGETITAGSPLHEAMHHASQAALQITGEINSGYHEPARVRELLSRLTGRPVDESGALFPPFSSDFGKNISLGKRVFINAGCRFQDQGGIRIGDDCLIGHNVVLATLNHDLSPVRRADMHPAPVTLGRNVWLGSNVTVLPGVTIGDDSVVAAGAVVTKDVPARSLAVGSPARVIRSLAD; via the coding sequence ATGGACCTCGAGGAACTGCTCGCGGCGCTCAACGCAGGCGAGACCATTACCGCCGGATCGCCCCTGCATGAGGCCATGCATCACGCCAGCCAGGCCGCCCTGCAGATTACCGGCGAGATCAACAGCGGCTACCACGAACCGGCCCGGGTGCGGGAGCTGCTCTCCCGGCTGACCGGGAGGCCGGTGGACGAATCCGGGGCCCTGTTCCCGCCGTTTTCCTCCGACTTCGGGAAGAACATCAGCCTGGGGAAACGGGTGTTCATCAACGCCGGCTGCCGGTTCCAGGACCAGGGCGGGATCCGCATCGGCGATGACTGCCTGATCGGCCACAACGTTGTCCTGGCCACGCTCAACCATGATCTGTCGCCGGTGCGCCGGGCGGACATGCATCCGGCGCCGGTCACACTGGGCCGGAATGTCTGGCTCGGTTCCAACGTCACGGTGTTGCCGGGTGTGACCATCGGCGACGATTCCGTGGTGGCCGCCGGCGCCGTCGTCACCAAGGACGTTCCGGCGCGGTCCCTCGCCGTCGGGTCACCTGCCCGGGTTATCCGTTCACTCGCGGATTAG
- a CDS encoding Ltp family lipoprotein, producing MSTTETSYKPVTGTGKSFVVTWLLALFLGGLGIDRFYLGKIGTGVLKLLTGGGFGIWTLVDLIITLTGNQKDKQGRPLDGYKENKKTAWIVTAVVWVLNVILSVVMATTMMAVIGAAIEESQKASETNSTTQSSPAPVYSAPTEEAPAAPAVPKNDDNLQALNSATFYSDSLHMSKAAIQEQLGGEYGQYTPEAAQYAVDNLKADYKTNALEAAKSLQKENPMPLDELRDYLASTDMYGAMFTQEEADYAIQNLK from the coding sequence ATGAGCACTACCGAAACAAGCTATAAGCCCGTTACCGGCACCGGGAAGTCCTTTGTCGTGACATGGCTGCTCGCGCTCTTCCTGGGCGGGCTGGGTATCGACCGGTTCTACCTGGGCAAGATCGGGACCGGCGTCCTGAAGCTCCTGACGGGTGGCGGTTTCGGTATCTGGACGCTGGTCGACCTGATCATCACCCTGACCGGGAACCAGAAGGACAAGCAGGGCCGCCCGCTGGACGGCTACAAGGAGAATAAGAAGACGGCGTGGATCGTCACCGCCGTCGTCTGGGTTCTCAATGTGATCCTGTCTGTGGTCATGGCGACCACCATGATGGCGGTGATCGGAGCGGCCATTGAGGAAAGCCAGAAGGCATCGGAGACGAACAGCACTACGCAGTCGAGCCCGGCTCCGGTCTACTCCGCGCCGACCGAGGAGGCCCCCGCTGCTCCTGCCGTTCCAAAGAACGATGACAATCTGCAGGCGCTGAACAGTGCCACGTTCTACAGCGACTCCCTGCACATGAGCAAGGCAGCCATCCAGGAGCAGCTGGGTGGGGAATACGGCCAGTACACCCCGGAGGCCGCGCAGTACGCCGTCGATAACCTCAAGGCCGATTACAAGACCAACGCGCTGGAAGCCGCGAAGTCTTTGCAGAAGGAAAACCCGATGCCCCTGGATGAGCTGCGGGATTACCTCGCCAGCACCGATATGTACGGCGCAATGTTCACCCAGGAGGAAGCCGACTACGCCATTCAGAACCTGAAGTAG
- a CDS encoding TetR/AcrR family transcriptional regulator C-terminal domain-containing protein, producing the protein MGQVPKARQQEPSARRPRLNRDAVLRAGVVLADQVGTDGFTMRTLADELGVVPMALYKHVANKQELLEGMVDLVWAEVTEPDSGRGWKQAMRGRAVSLWAALVRHRWAVGRMEAAGRPGPESLRQHNAMLGCLRQSGFSFRTTVHVMSLLDAYVYGFALQQKTLSFETPEESAEAAADTLNGESAEAAALYPYLLEVVGELAKEGYDYDAEFNVGLDVLLDGIETLRSSWRDG; encoded by the coding sequence GTGGGACAGGTACCCAAGGCGCGGCAGCAGGAACCGTCCGCGCGGCGTCCGCGCCTGAACCGGGACGCCGTGCTGCGCGCCGGCGTCGTGCTGGCTGATCAGGTGGGCACTGACGGTTTCACTATGCGCACGCTGGCGGACGAACTCGGCGTGGTTCCCATGGCGCTGTACAAACACGTGGCCAACAAGCAGGAACTGCTCGAGGGCATGGTGGACCTGGTCTGGGCCGAGGTCACGGAACCGGACAGCGGGCGCGGCTGGAAACAAGCCATGCGCGGCCGCGCCGTCTCCCTCTGGGCCGCACTGGTCCGGCACCGCTGGGCCGTGGGACGGATGGAAGCGGCCGGCCGGCCGGGACCGGAGAGCCTGCGCCAGCACAACGCGATGCTGGGCTGCCTGCGGCAGAGCGGATTCTCGTTCCGCACTACCGTCCACGTCATGAGCCTGCTGGATGCCTACGTATACGGCTTTGCCCTGCAGCAGAAGACCCTGTCCTTTGAAACCCCGGAGGAGTCGGCCGAGGCTGCCGCCGACACCCTCAACGGGGAATCGGCGGAGGCCGCGGCCTTGTATCCGTACCTGCTCGAAGTGGTGGGCGAGCTGGCGAAGGAAGGCTATGACTATGACGCCGAATTCAACGTCGGGCTCGACGTCCTGCTGGACGGCATCGAAACTCTGCGGAGCTCCTGGCGCGACGGCTAG
- a CDS encoding DUF4386 domain-containing protein has translation MQTSNRTARTAGILFLLTFASAIAGAALYAPLLTDPNYLAGPGADTRILLGAVCELVLIVTNIGTAVVLFPVLRRYSETAAVGYVAARIMECALIAVGILSVLTVVTLRQTAGADAGEYLPVARALVAVHGWTFLLGPGFVVGIGNGLLLGFLMYRSHLVPRPMALFGLIGGPLMSLSGLAVLFGAYGQTSVPSALATLPEIIWEASLGIYLTAVGFRRPRETAAETDVDSRQQTA, from the coding sequence ATGCAGACCTCTAACCGCACGGCCCGGACCGCCGGGATCCTCTTCCTCCTCACCTTCGCCTCCGCCATCGCCGGGGCTGCCCTGTACGCACCGCTGCTCACCGACCCCAACTACCTCGCCGGACCCGGTGCGGACACCCGGATCCTGCTCGGCGCCGTCTGCGAACTGGTGCTGATCGTGACCAACATCGGCACCGCCGTCGTGCTGTTTCCCGTGCTGCGGCGCTACAGCGAGACCGCCGCGGTCGGCTATGTTGCGGCCCGGATCATGGAGTGCGCGCTTATTGCCGTCGGAATTCTCAGCGTGCTCACCGTGGTGACGCTGCGGCAGACCGCGGGTGCCGACGCCGGGGAGTACCTGCCCGTAGCCCGGGCGCTGGTGGCGGTGCACGGCTGGACGTTCCTGCTCGGCCCGGGGTTCGTGGTGGGCATCGGCAACGGGCTGCTGCTCGGGTTCCTGATGTACCGCTCGCACCTGGTGCCGCGGCCGATGGCACTGTTCGGCCTGATCGGCGGCCCGCTGATGTCGCTGTCCGGCCTTGCCGTGCTTTTCGGAGCCTACGGGCAGACCTCGGTTCCCTCGGCCCTGGCCACCCTTCCGGAGATCATCTGGGAGGCGTCGCTGGGGATTTACCTGACGGCCGTCGGCTTCCGGCGGCCGCGGGAAACCGCTGCCGAGACCGACGTCGACAGCAGGCAGCAGACGGCGTAG
- a CDS encoding FAD-dependent monooxygenase, with product MRGSALIVGAGIGGTAVARGLLRAGWSVQVLERGANLPGSGTALAMWPEAMRALDALGAGDAVRAGSVEERGARILKPDGSQIAAMGRGRTARLVPRTVLLEALAGDFPAGVIEWDSPVAEPSTLPSADVVVAADGIFSRLRTAGNGVSPRALGTVAFRGVVPGPARGVSETWGRGRLFGITPLDAGSTNWFACLRSTDLPALGSPEAIGAQGADLLRSLYRGWHPDIAQVLGKLDGSPIDYRELFDIPPLPSYISGNLALLGDAAHGMAPNLGRGACEALLDAVALVDALTAAPDVAAGLQRYDAGRRRRGNLMVRAARLLNRVGTAEHFTGARNLAMSAGSRLA from the coding sequence ATGCGCGGTTCAGCACTGATCGTCGGAGCGGGCATCGGGGGAACCGCCGTTGCGCGGGGACTGCTGCGCGCAGGATGGTCGGTCCAGGTGCTCGAACGCGGCGCAAACCTGCCCGGCAGCGGAACGGCACTGGCCATGTGGCCCGAGGCGATGCGCGCCCTCGACGCGTTGGGCGCCGGTGACGCAGTCCGCGCCGGTTCGGTGGAAGAGCGCGGCGCACGGATTCTGAAACCTGACGGCAGCCAGATCGCAGCCATGGGCCGCGGCCGGACCGCTCGCCTTGTTCCACGCACCGTCCTGCTCGAGGCCCTGGCCGGGGACTTTCCTGCCGGGGTTATCGAATGGGATTCACCGGTCGCCGAACCCTCAACCCTGCCTTCTGCCGATGTTGTCGTGGCCGCCGACGGAATCTTCAGCCGCCTGCGCACCGCCGGCAACGGAGTATCGCCCCGGGCACTGGGAACAGTGGCCTTTCGGGGCGTTGTCCCCGGCCCGGCCCGCGGAGTCAGCGAGACCTGGGGGCGCGGCCGCCTGTTCGGCATTACGCCGCTGGATGCCGGCAGCACTAACTGGTTTGCCTGCCTCCGCTCCACAGACCTTCCCGCGCTGGGCTCCCCGGAGGCTATCGGCGCCCAGGGGGCCGACCTGCTGCGCAGCCTCTACCGCGGGTGGCATCCGGATATCGCCCAGGTCCTGGGGAAACTGGACGGGAGCCCGATAGATTACCGGGAACTGTTCGACATTCCGCCGCTCCCGTCCTACATTTCCGGCAACTTGGCGCTGCTCGGCGACGCGGCGCACGGTATGGCGCCGAACCTTGGCCGCGGCGCCTGCGAGGCACTTCTGGACGCGGTTGCCCTGGTCGACGCACTAACCGCGGCTCCCGACGTTGCCGCCGGCCTGCAGCGCTACGACGCCGGCCGGCGTCGGCGGGGAAACCTCATGGTCCGCGCGGCACGGCTGCTGAACCGTGTCGGCACGGCCGAACACTTCACCGGAGCTCGAAACCTCGCAATGTCCGCCGGGTCACGGCTCGCCTAA
- a CDS encoding NADPH-dependent F420 reductase — protein sequence MPTLGIIGSGNIGSAVARLAVAAGMNVVIANSRGPETLSELVADLGPLAQAGTVEDAAKLGDAVVLSIPLNAVSALPDGLLAGKIVLDTSNYYPSRDGRIAELDDSTVTTSELVQSRLPGAQYVKAFNNVLAHHIPLLARPAGSAERSALPIASDDDSAKAEAAALIDGLGYDVVEAGTLAESWRFEPDSAGYTRLYLADASIPDDQLMSSVPGTTPKAKVESALASATRVNVAERLF from the coding sequence ATGCCGACATTGGGCATCATTGGAAGCGGGAACATCGGATCCGCAGTCGCGCGGCTCGCGGTTGCGGCGGGCATGAACGTCGTTATTGCCAACTCGAGGGGACCTGAAACGCTCTCGGAACTGGTGGCCGACCTCGGGCCGCTGGCCCAGGCCGGAACGGTGGAAGACGCCGCGAAACTCGGTGACGCCGTCGTGCTGTCCATTCCACTGAACGCGGTTTCCGCTCTTCCGGACGGACTCCTGGCCGGCAAGATCGTCCTGGACACCAGCAATTACTATCCGTCCCGGGACGGGCGCATCGCCGAGCTCGATGACAGCACGGTGACCACCAGCGAACTGGTGCAGAGCCGGCTTCCCGGGGCGCAGTACGTCAAGGCCTTCAATAACGTCCTGGCCCACCACATTCCGCTTCTGGCCCGCCCCGCCGGGTCCGCTGAGCGCTCCGCTCTGCCCATCGCTTCCGACGACGATTCGGCCAAGGCTGAGGCGGCCGCACTCATCGACGGGCTGGGCTATGACGTCGTCGAGGCGGGCACCCTCGCCGAGAGCTGGAGGTTTGAGCCGGACTCCGCTGGCTACACCCGTCTGTACCTCGCGGATGCCAGCATCCCCGACGACCAGCTGATGAGCTCGGTTCCGGGCACAACACCCAAGGCGAAGGTCGAGTCCGCACTGGCGTCGGCCACCCGGGTGAACGTGGCGGAACGCCTCTTCTAA
- a CDS encoding dihydrofolate reductase family protein: MGSLTYSMNCSLDGYSADADGNFAWLEPTEDFLASHSEDLEDAAAVLYGRRMYETLSVWETDRAASVGLPGTDRFADAWSAVPKVVFSSTLQDVFTGRTSLEPTLTPEAVERAKAAGNVMIGGPELAKSAMRMGLVDIVSLVICPVIAGGGQRALPDGVPLDLRLLREQRLDNGGVRVTYAVG, translated from the coding sequence ATGGGATCCCTTACGTACTCCATGAACTGCTCACTGGACGGGTACAGCGCCGACGCTGACGGTAACTTCGCCTGGTTGGAGCCGACCGAAGATTTTCTTGCCTCACATTCCGAGGACCTGGAGGACGCGGCCGCCGTGCTCTACGGGCGACGGATGTACGAAACCCTGTCCGTGTGGGAGACCGACCGCGCCGCGTCAGTTGGCCTTCCGGGGACTGACAGGTTCGCGGACGCCTGGTCGGCGGTGCCCAAGGTGGTGTTTTCCTCCACACTGCAGGATGTTTTCACCGGCCGGACATCGTTGGAACCCACCCTGACCCCGGAAGCCGTGGAGCGGGCCAAAGCCGCGGGAAACGTCATGATCGGCGGACCGGAACTGGCTAAGAGCGCCATGCGCATGGGGTTGGTGGACATTGTGTCGCTGGTGATCTGTCCGGTAATTGCCGGCGGCGGTCAGCGGGCCCTGCCCGACGGGGTGCCACTGGACCTTCGCCTGCTGCGGGAACAACGCCTCGACAACGGGGGAGTCCGGGTGACCTACGCCGTGGGCTGA
- a CDS encoding multidrug efflux SMR transporter, giving the protein MSWIVLVLSGVLEAVWATALDKSQGFSRFWPSAIFVTALIASMAGLAYAMRELPLGTSYAVWVGIGATLTVIYAMATGAESVSLLKIVFLAMIVGGVIGLKSLH; this is encoded by the coding sequence ATGTCATGGATTGTTCTGGTGCTGTCCGGCGTCCTGGAAGCAGTATGGGCCACCGCCCTGGACAAATCGCAGGGATTCAGCCGGTTCTGGCCGTCGGCCATTTTCGTTACCGCCCTTATCGCCAGCATGGCCGGGCTCGCCTACGCCATGCGGGAACTGCCGCTGGGCACCTCGTACGCCGTCTGGGTAGGGATCGGCGCGACACTGACCGTCATCTACGCCATGGCCACCGGCGCGGAATCCGTGTCCCTGCTGAAGATCGTGTTCCTGGCGATGATCGTGGGCGGCGTGATCGGGCTGAAGTCGCTCCACTAG
- a CDS encoding LssY C-terminal domain-containing protein has translation MTQPGTAAESDGGPAATAVDWAFFTFSGIGAAWFAVLLLEESLQQRHIWFLVVFWAALAYLVLPRLDRVLTQIFIPNYFMGRTRTNAGLFGDAVNLAFLGSEAQLRGALEKAGWHLADPVTLASSWRIVSSTLLHRSYVQAPVSPLLLFDRQQDFAYEQEMHGNPRQRHHVRFWRCPEGWMLPGGIAADWLGAASFDRAVGLSLFTLQVTHRVGENIDAERDYLISSLREASPAVSVEVIKNFSTGYHSRNGGGDSIVTDGDLPVADLSSLPDIGPTVPIGAAAARDRPPAAVILGAVLVFLRGFASLAMAAPFLVHLADISPVINLLGTQSRGIAELGSAYAPTSVSLTVFAGVEAVLAVLILRGSNRARITAMCLSSVAMALQVAAVSAGPEAALRTNLFGYAFDVLLILALSGDQARIYAHSRRRRPASAS, from the coding sequence ATGACCCAGCCGGGCACCGCAGCGGAGTCCGACGGCGGGCCGGCGGCAACCGCCGTCGACTGGGCTTTCTTTACGTTCAGCGGCATCGGTGCAGCCTGGTTCGCCGTGCTGCTGCTGGAGGAGAGCCTGCAGCAGCGGCATATCTGGTTCCTGGTGGTGTTCTGGGCCGCGCTGGCGTACTTGGTGCTGCCGCGCCTGGACCGGGTCCTGACACAGATTTTCATTCCCAACTACTTCATGGGCCGCACCCGCACCAATGCCGGCCTGTTCGGCGACGCCGTCAACCTCGCCTTTCTGGGCAGCGAGGCGCAGTTGCGGGGCGCCTTGGAAAAGGCCGGCTGGCACCTCGCGGACCCGGTGACCCTGGCCAGCAGCTGGCGCATTGTCTCCTCCACCCTGCTGCATCGCAGCTATGTCCAGGCCCCGGTGAGCCCCCTGCTCCTGTTCGACCGGCAGCAGGATTTTGCCTACGAGCAGGAAATGCACGGCAACCCGCGGCAGCGCCACCATGTCCGTTTCTGGCGCTGCCCCGAGGGCTGGATGCTCCCCGGCGGCATTGCCGCGGACTGGCTGGGCGCCGCGTCCTTTGACCGTGCCGTCGGTTTGTCCCTGTTCACCCTGCAGGTCACGCACCGGGTCGGAGAGAACATCGACGCCGAACGGGACTACCTGATCAGCTCTCTCCGGGAAGCCTCCCCCGCGGTGTCCGTGGAGGTCATCAAGAACTTCTCCACCGGATACCACTCCCGCAACGGCGGCGGGGACTCGATTGTCACCGACGGGGACCTGCCGGTGGCGGACCTGAGCAGTCTCCCGGACATCGGCCCGACCGTGCCCATCGGCGCAGCTGCTGCCCGGGACCGGCCGCCGGCCGCGGTTATTTTGGGTGCCGTTCTGGTGTTCCTGCGCGGATTCGCCTCCCTGGCGATGGCGGCGCCCTTCCTGGTCCACTTGGCCGATATCTCCCCGGTGATCAACCTGCTGGGCACCCAGAGCCGTGGGATTGCCGAGCTGGGCAGTGCCTACGCTCCCACCAGCGTCTCGCTCACCGTTTTCGCCGGGGTGGAGGCGGTGCTGGCCGTGCTCATACTGCGCGGCAGTAACAGGGCCCGGATCACCGCGATGTGCCTGAGCTCAGTCGCCATGGCCCTGCAGGTGGCCGCCGTGTCCGCCGGACCCGAGGCGGCGCTGCGGACCAACTTGTTCGGCTACGCCTTTGACGTCCTGCTGATCCTCGCCCTGTCCGGCGATCAGGCTCGGATCTACGCCCACTCCCGCCGTCGTCGTCCGGCCAGCGCGAGCTAA
- a CDS encoding AraC family transcriptional regulator translates to MVNDRLSEVLDLIEVRSIISGSTAVSGRWETESSLDEDLKFFAVVQGRMRLSTDGPDMPLILEAGDVALLNGRRWLKLEGGSGDASPLRLKPPASGTFVRVGEGAPGTEDIVIGGRVAVNATGRELLLRALPPVAHIRSGTDAAPHLHGLVERLFEEVSGQRVGSGFAARQYGQLLLLEVLRAFITDAALPPGWLKLLADERLRPALALIHAQGTRPPSLEDMAGAVAMSRTAFTERFREVAGSPPRSYLNNWRMLVAQRELRSGDTRIRSLALDLGFSSESAFSTAFKRSVGESPLHYRSRVRALEPVD, encoded by the coding sequence ATGGTGAATGACCGGTTATCGGAAGTCCTCGACCTGATAGAGGTCAGGAGCATTATTTCGGGCAGCACTGCGGTGTCCGGGCGGTGGGAAACCGAAAGCAGTCTCGATGAGGACCTGAAGTTCTTCGCGGTTGTGCAGGGCAGGATGCGGCTCTCGACCGACGGGCCGGACATGCCCCTGATCCTGGAGGCTGGCGATGTTGCCCTCCTCAACGGCCGCCGCTGGCTCAAGCTGGAGGGCGGCAGCGGGGACGCCTCGCCGCTGCGCCTGAAACCGCCGGCCAGCGGGACGTTCGTCCGGGTGGGGGAGGGTGCACCGGGCACCGAGGACATCGTCATCGGCGGCCGAGTGGCTGTGAACGCCACCGGGCGTGAACTGCTGCTGCGGGCCCTGCCGCCCGTGGCCCACATACGTTCCGGAACCGACGCCGCGCCGCACCTGCACGGACTCGTCGAGCGGCTGTTCGAGGAGGTGTCCGGGCAGCGGGTCGGGTCGGGGTTTGCGGCACGACAGTACGGCCAGCTGCTGTTGCTGGAGGTGTTGCGTGCATTCATCACCGATGCGGCACTGCCGCCGGGATGGCTGAAACTGCTTGCCGACGAACGGCTGCGGCCGGCGCTGGCGTTGATCCACGCCCAGGGGACCCGGCCTCCGAGCCTGGAGGACATGGCCGGTGCCGTGGCCATGTCGCGCACCGCCTTCACCGAACGGTTTAGGGAAGTTGCCGGCTCTCCGCCGCGGTCCTACCTGAATAACTGGCGCATGCTCGTAGCGCAGCGGGAACTGAGGTCCGGGGATACCCGGATCCGTTCATTGGCGTTGGACCTGGGTTTCTCCTCCGAGAGCGCCTTCAGTACGGCGTTCAAGCGCAGTGTGGGCGAATCGCCGCTGCATTACCGGTCCCGGGTGCGGGCGCTGGAGCCGGTGGATTAG
- a CDS encoding SDR family oxidoreductase: MNNSMISLVTGANKGIGREIAGQLAALGHTVVVAARNADAGERAAAEVRAEGGDAVAVVLDVTDPASVAAAADEVKRRFGRLDALINNAGIVATPGVSFAAQQPGSADVNEIRSVFETNFFGVISVTAAFLPLLRLSEAPRIVNVSSVAGSLAAVSNPANTDPIAAGYAPSKTALTSLTLQYAKGLAPEGILINAVCPGFVATDLNGFRGTRTPEQGARAAVRMATIPADGPTGTFSDEDGPLPW; this comes from the coding sequence ATGAATAACAGCATGATTTCCCTCGTCACCGGCGCCAACAAAGGTATCGGGCGCGAGATTGCCGGCCAGCTGGCGGCGCTCGGCCACACCGTGGTGGTAGCCGCACGGAACGCCGACGCCGGTGAGCGGGCTGCTGCGGAGGTGCGCGCGGAGGGTGGAGACGCCGTCGCCGTCGTCCTCGATGTGACCGATCCGGCCTCGGTGGCGGCCGCTGCGGACGAGGTAAAGCGCCGCTTCGGGCGGCTGGATGCCCTGATCAACAACGCCGGGATTGTGGCGACGCCGGGAGTCAGCTTTGCTGCCCAACAGCCGGGCTCGGCCGACGTGAATGAAATCCGCTCGGTCTTCGAGACCAACTTCTTCGGCGTCATCTCCGTGACGGCGGCCTTCCTGCCGCTGCTGCGCCTCTCCGAGGCCCCTCGGATCGTCAACGTCTCCAGCGTGGCCGGATCCCTCGCCGCAGTATCCAATCCGGCCAACACCGACCCGATCGCCGCCGGGTACGCGCCGTCCAAAACCGCCCTGACCTCCCTGACGCTGCAGTATGCGAAGGGACTTGCTCCGGAAGGCATCCTGATTAATGCGGTCTGTCCGGGTTTTGTTGCCACCGATCTGAACGGTTTCCGGGGAACACGCACACCGGAGCAGGGCGCCAGGGCAGCCGTCCGGATGGCCACGATCCCGGCGGACGGGCCCACCGGCACCTTCAGCGATGAGGACGGTCCCCTGCCCTGGTAA
- a CDS encoding ASCH domain-containing protein, whose translation MDSSDPSEITLDFNAAALLWDAYAAAFPARAAAAGEYTVETFGDSPALADELLALVLDGRKRATSSHVAEYVAEGEPLPRIGIHWIVCDGAGAPKAILRTTELRLGTFADADEAFAYDEGEDDRSLASWQREHRKFWERTAAARGGSWSEEDELVFERFEVVWPIG comes from the coding sequence ATGGACAGCTCCGACCCTTCCGAAATCACGCTCGACTTCAACGCCGCCGCGCTCCTTTGGGACGCCTACGCCGCGGCATTCCCCGCCCGGGCTGCGGCCGCCGGGGAATACACCGTGGAAACCTTCGGCGATTCCCCGGCACTGGCCGATGAACTGCTGGCCCTGGTCCTGGATGGCCGCAAGCGGGCCACCTCCTCGCACGTCGCTGAGTATGTCGCGGAAGGCGAACCGCTTCCGCGCATCGGCATCCACTGGATTGTCTGCGACGGCGCCGGTGCGCCGAAAGCGATCCTGCGCACCACCGAACTGCGGCTCGGGACCTTTGCCGACGCGGATGAGGCTTTCGCCTACGACGAGGGTGAAGATGACCGGAGCCTGGCGTCCTGGCAGCGCGAGCACCGGAAGTTCTGGGAACGCACGGCCGCAGCGCGCGGTGGCAGCTGGTCAGAGGAGGACGAGCTGGTGTTCGAACGCTTCGAGGTGGTCTGGCCTATCGGGTGA